In Cucurbita pepo subsp. pepo cultivar mu-cu-16 chromosome LG04, ASM280686v2, whole genome shotgun sequence, the following are encoded in one genomic region:
- the LOC111793606 gene encoding protein transport protein SEC13 homolog B-like, producing the protein MSSHKIETGHQDMVHDVQMDYYGKRIATASSDFTIKIISVSKNSDSQLLASLSGHKGPVWQVAWAHPKFGSLLASSSYDGQVIIWKEGNQNQWVQAHVFSAHKSSVNSIAWAPHELGLCLACGSSDGSISVFIARSDGGWDNNQIEQAHSVGVTSVSWGPTTAPGSLIGSSSVDPVWKLASGGFDSTVKVWTLKDGSWRRDSSPALQMHTDWVRDVAWSPNLGLQKSTIASGSQDGTVIIWSVAKEGGKWEGIVMNDFKTPIWKVSWSLTGDLLAVADGNNTVTLWKEAVDGKWQQVTKVEP; encoded by the coding sequence ATGTCTTCACACAAGATTGAAACTGGCCACCAAGATATGGTTCATGATGTACAAATGGATTACTATGGAAAACGCATAGCAACAGCTTCCTCTGATTTTaccattaaaattattagtgTTAGCAAAAACTCTGATTCACAACTCTTAGCCTCATTGAGTGGTCATAAAGGCCCAGTTTGGCAAGTTGCTTGGGCACACCCAAAGTTTGGTTCATTGTTAGCTTCCAGCTCTTACGATGGTCAAGTGATAATATGGAAGGAaggaaatcaaaatcaatgggTGCAGGCTCATGTTTTCAGTGCACATAAGTCTTCGGTGAACTCCATTGCCTGGGCACCCCATGAACTTGGCCTCTGCTTGGCCTGTGGATCATCTGATGGGAGTATATCAGTCTTTATTGCTAGATCTGATGGTGGCTGGGACAATAATCAAATTGAACAAGCCCACTCTGTTGGAGTAACCTCAGTTTCATGGGGCCCTACGACGGCTCCAGGTTCCTTAATTGGATCCAGTTCAGTGGACCCTGTTTGGAAGCTAGCTTCTGGGGGTTTCGATAGTACGGTGAAAGTGTGGACGCTAAAAGATGGAAGCTGGAGGAGGGACTCCTCCCCTGCCCTTCAGATGCACACTGATTGGGTAAGGGACGTGGCTTGGTCGCCAAACCTAGGCCTTCAAAAATCCACCATAGCAAGTGGTTCCCAGGATGGGACAGTGATTATTTGGTCTGTTGCAAAGGAAGGAGGGAAATGGGAAGGCATAGTGATGAATGATTTTAAGACTCCAATCTGGAAGGTTTCATGGTCATTGACCGGAGACTTATTGGCTGTTGCTGATGGGAATAACACTGTTACATTGTGGAAAGAAGCAGTCGATGGTAAATGGCAGCAAGTTACTAAAGTTGAGCCTTAG
- the LOC111794025 gene encoding uncharacterized protein LOC111794025, with product MAASARFVFLSRVTDFSIKPRLSPLPPPPPPPLPSFSYSHLGVQRRRFTAATVSCLISGVDGGGVSDDFVSTRKLKFDRGFSVIANMLKRIEPLDTSDISKGVTDAAKDSMKQTISSMFGLLPSDQFAVTVRVCKSSLHNLLSSSIITGYTLWNAEYRLSLMRNFDISPDRLTGLDRSKPLDVSDDEETLVGIDSDMEDWDTTRPRLLADLPPEALKYIQQLQSELSNLKDELNARKQENMQMEHGRGNRNNLLEYLRSLDSNMVTELSKPSTSEVEEIIHELVGNIVQRFFKDDASSTFFEDSSVADLEKLANAGNEFYDTVGTSRDYLAKLLFWCMLLGHRLRSLENRLQLSCVVGLL from the exons ATGGCGGCCTCTGCTCGATTCGTATTCCTATCTCGCGTCACTGATTTTTCTATCAAACCTCGCCTCTCTCCTctaccgccgccgccgccgccgccctTGCCTTCATTTTCCTATTCACATCTCGGCGTTCAACGGCGGCGTTTTACTGCCGCCACTGTGAGCTGCCTTATCTCCGGTGTTGATGGTGGCGGAGTTTCCGATGACTTTGTTTCGACGCGGAAGTTGAAATTCGACCGCGGATTTTCCGTAATCGCGAATATGCTTAAGCGGATTGAGCCGCTTGACACCTCCGATATCTCCAAGGGCGTTACTGATGCTGCGAAGGATTCGATGAAGCAGACTATCTCTTCAATGTTTGGTTTGCTTCCGTCTGATCAGTTCGCTGTCACCGTTAGGGTTTGCAAAAGCTCTCTCCATAACCTCCTCTCTTCGTCAATTATCACCGG GTACACTCTGTGGAACGCGGAGTATCGGTTGTCTTTGATGAGGAATTTCGATATCTCGCCGGATAGATTGACGGGATTAGACAGGTCGAAACCACTGGATGTTTCTGACGATGAGGAGACACTGGTTGGCATTGATTCCGATATGGAAGATTGGGATACAACGAGGCCTCGTCTCTTAGCCGATTTACCCCCCGAGGCGTTGAAGTATATCCAGCAGTTGCAGTCGGAATTATCGAATCTCAAGGAT GAACTAAATGCTCGAAAGCAAGAAAATATGCAGATGGAACATGGAAGAGGAAATAGGAACAATTTATTAGAGTATCTGCGATCTTTGGATTCTAATATG GTGACCGAACTCAGCAAACCATCTACGTCGGAGGTGGAGGAAATCATCCATGAGCTTGTTGGAAACATAGTGCAAAGGTTCTTCAAAGATGATGCTAGCTCTACTTTTTTTGAGGATTCGAGCGTGGCGGATTTGGAGAAACTTGCCAATGCTGGCAATGAGTTTTATGATACTGTAGGCACTTCTCGGGATTACCTAGCAAAGCTCTTATTTTG GTGTATGTTATTGGGGCATCGCTTGAGAAGCTTGGAGAACAGACTGCAGTTAAGCTGTGTTGTTGGGTTGTTATAA